A region of Paraburkholderia sp. BL23I1N1 DNA encodes the following proteins:
- the prfA gene encoding peptide chain release factor 1: MKTSMQRKLDQLTTRLAELNDLLSREDITSNLDQYRKLTREHAELGPVVEHYALWRHAMNDAATAQELLADVSMRDFAEEEIRTARERMEKLGSELQKMLLPKDPNDDRNIFLEIRAGTGGDESALFAGDLLRMYLRFAERSRWQVEMMSASESDLGGYKEVIVRIAGEAAYSKLKFESGGHRVQRVPATETQGRIHTSACTVAVMPEADEIGEVEINPADLRIDTFRASGAGGQHINKTDSAVRVTHLPTGIVVECQDDRSQHKNKDRALKVLAARIKDKQSHEQQAKEAATRKSLIGSGDRSERIRTYNFPQGRLTDHRINLTLYRLDAIMDGDLDELIAALVSEHQAELLASLGDAD; encoded by the coding sequence ATGAAAACGAGCATGCAACGCAAGCTCGACCAGCTCACTACCCGGCTGGCCGAACTGAACGACCTGTTGAGCCGCGAGGACATCACCTCGAATCTCGACCAATACCGCAAGCTCACGCGTGAACACGCCGAGCTTGGGCCGGTCGTCGAGCATTACGCGCTGTGGCGCCACGCGATGAACGACGCGGCGACCGCGCAGGAACTGCTGGCGGACGTGTCGATGCGCGACTTCGCGGAAGAAGAAATTCGCACGGCGCGCGAGCGGATGGAAAAGCTCGGCTCGGAATTGCAAAAAATGCTGCTGCCGAAAGACCCGAACGACGACCGCAACATCTTCCTCGAAATTCGCGCGGGCACGGGAGGCGACGAATCCGCGCTGTTCGCCGGCGATTTGCTGCGCATGTACCTGCGCTTTGCCGAGCGCAGTCGCTGGCAAGTCGAGATGATGTCGGCGAGCGAATCGGACCTCGGCGGCTACAAGGAAGTGATCGTGCGGATCGCCGGAGAAGCGGCCTATTCCAAGCTCAAATTCGAGTCGGGCGGCCATCGCGTGCAACGCGTGCCGGCCACCGAAACGCAGGGGCGCATTCACACGTCGGCATGCACAGTCGCGGTGATGCCGGAAGCGGACGAAATCGGCGAAGTCGAGATCAATCCCGCCGATCTGCGCATCGACACGTTCCGCGCATCCGGCGCGGGCGGGCAGCACATCAACAAGACCGACTCGGCGGTGCGCGTCACGCACTTGCCGACGGGGATCGTCGTCGAATGTCAGGACGACCGGTCGCAGCACAAGAACAAGGATCGTGCGCTGAAGGTGTTGGCCGCGCGCATCAAGGACAAACAGTCGCACGAGCAGCAGGCGAAGGAAGCCGCAACGCGCAAGAGCCTGATCGGCTCGGGCGATCGCTCGGAGCGGATTCGCACCTACAACTTCCCGCAAGGGCGTCTGACGGATCACCGGATCAATCTGACGCTGTATCGCCTCGACGCCATCATGGACGGCGATCTCGACGAACTGATCGCCGCCTTGGTCAGCGAGCATCAGGCCGAGTTGCTGGCATCGCTGGGCGACGCGGACTAA
- the hemA gene encoding glutamyl-tRNA reductase, which yields MQLLTIGINHHTAPVALRERVAFPLEQIKPALDTFKSVWLGRTARTAPEAAILSTCNRTELYCVTDDQAAREAAIQWFSKYHNLPVDELAPHVYALPQSEAVRHAFRVASGLDSMVLGETQIVGQMKDAVRTASEAGALGTYLNQLFQRTFAVAKEVRSTTEIGAQSVSMAAAAVRLAQRIFDKVSNQRVLFIGAGEMIELCATHFAAHQPRELVVANRTAERGTRLAERFNGRAIPLSELPTRMHEFDIIVSCTASTLPIIGLGAVERAVKARRRRPIFMVDLAVPRDIEPEVGQLEDVFLYTVDDLGAIVREGNASRQAAVAQAEAIIETRVQNFMQWLDARSIVPVIRHMHTQADVLRRAEVERAQKMLARGDDPAAVLEALSQSLTNKLIHGPTHALNRASSDNRDTLIELMSGFYKHSGSTER from the coding sequence ATGCAGCTTCTAACGATCGGAATCAATCACCACACTGCGCCTGTCGCCTTGCGCGAACGCGTGGCGTTTCCGCTCGAACAGATCAAGCCTGCATTGGACACCTTCAAGAGCGTCTGGCTCGGCCGCACTGCCCGCACGGCGCCGGAAGCGGCGATTCTGTCCACCTGCAACCGCACCGAACTCTATTGCGTGACCGACGACCAGGCCGCGCGTGAAGCCGCGATCCAGTGGTTCTCGAAGTATCACAACCTGCCCGTCGACGAACTCGCGCCGCATGTCTACGCGCTGCCGCAGTCGGAAGCCGTGCGCCACGCGTTCCGCGTCGCGTCGGGGCTGGATTCGATGGTGCTGGGTGAGACGCAAATCGTCGGACAAATGAAGGATGCGGTACGCACGGCGTCTGAAGCCGGTGCGCTCGGCACCTATCTGAACCAGTTGTTCCAGCGCACCTTCGCCGTGGCGAAAGAAGTGCGAAGCACGACCGAAATCGGCGCGCAGTCGGTTTCCATGGCGGCCGCCGCTGTGCGTCTCGCGCAGCGGATTTTCGACAAGGTCTCGAACCAGCGCGTGCTGTTCATCGGCGCGGGAGAAATGATCGAGTTGTGCGCTACGCACTTCGCCGCGCATCAGCCCCGCGAGCTCGTCGTCGCGAATCGCACCGCCGAGCGCGGCACCCGCCTCGCCGAACGCTTCAACGGCCGGGCCATTCCGCTTTCGGAACTGCCCACGCGCATGCACGAGTTCGACATCATCGTGTCGTGTACCGCTTCCACCCTGCCGATCATCGGTCTGGGGGCGGTCGAGCGGGCCGTGAAAGCGCGCCGTCGCCGCCCGATTTTCATGGTTGATCTGGCGGTGCCGCGCGATATCGAACCCGAAGTCGGCCAGCTCGAAGACGTGTTCCTGTACACCGTCGACGATCTCGGCGCGATCGTGCGCGAAGGCAATGCGTCGCGGCAAGCCGCGGTTGCGCAAGCCGAGGCGATCATCGAAACACGCGTGCAGAATTTCATGCAATGGCTCGACGCGCGCAGCATCGTGCCGGTGATCCGTCACATGCATACGCAGGCCGACGTGCTGCGTCGCGCCGAAGTCGAACGCGCGCAGAAAATGCTCGCACGCGGCGACGACCCGGCAGCGGTACTCGAAGCGCTGTCGCAATCGCTCACCAACAAACTGATCCACGGTCCCACGCACGCGCTCAATCGCGCGAGCAGCGACAACCGTGACACGCTCATCGAATTGATGAGCGGTTTCTACAAACACTCCGGTTCTACGGAGCGTTAG
- a CDS encoding response regulator transcription factor, with translation MRIALIEPDLRHATLVGRLIFAGGHACQHFTTSAPFLHRAADECFDLLITEGWAGDHSAEDVIPRARSILPGLPVIVLLSEPRESQIVAALHAGADDCLIKPVRGPEMLARVDALLRRAGLRRPLNRRLDTIGGYAFDASQLAVTFRQHTVALTPKEFRFALLLFTNLSRPVSRAHILETVWTRRRDVKSRTVDTHASRVRTKLQLRPEHGYCLTPLYGYGYQLDAIPPEAVVEAG, from the coding sequence ATGCGAATCGCCCTGATCGAGCCGGACCTTCGGCACGCTACCTTGGTCGGCCGGCTGATCTTTGCCGGTGGCCATGCGTGCCAGCACTTCACCACGAGCGCACCGTTCCTGCATCGCGCCGCCGACGAATGCTTCGATCTTCTCATCACTGAAGGTTGGGCCGGCGACCATTCCGCCGAAGACGTGATCCCGCGCGCCCGCTCCATCCTGCCTGGCTTGCCGGTGATCGTGCTGCTGTCGGAGCCGCGCGAGAGCCAGATCGTTGCCGCGCTGCACGCCGGCGCCGACGACTGCCTGATCAAACCGGTCCGTGGCCCGGAAATGCTGGCGCGGGTCGACGCGCTGCTACGCCGCGCGGGTTTGCGGCGACCGCTCAACCGCCGGCTCGATACGATCGGTGGGTATGCGTTCGATGCGTCGCAGTTGGCCGTCACGTTTCGTCAGCACACCGTCGCTCTGACACCGAAGGAATTCCGTTTTGCGCTGCTGCTCTTTACCAATCTGTCGCGGCCGGTGTCGCGCGCGCATATTCTCGAAACCGTCTGGACACGCCGCCGTGACGTAAAGTCGCGCACCGTCGACACTCATGCCTCGCGCGTGCGGACGAAATTGCAGTTGCGCCCGGAACACGGTTATTGCCTGACACCGCTTTACGGCTACGGCTATCAACTCGACGCGATCCCGCCAGAGGCCGTTGTGGAGGCCGGGTGA
- a CDS encoding aminopeptidase P family protein, with translation MNARLPETSSIPERLATLRNAMAREGVAAYLVPSADPHLSEYLPGRWQGRQWLSGFTGSAGTLIVTADFAGVWTDSRYWEQANAQLAGTGVQLMKMTGGQQTAPHFEWLAQNVATGGTVGVDGAVLGVSAARALSQALTARGVKLRTDVDLFDAIWPQRPSLPAAAVFEHAAPHASVARSDKLAQIRRAMAEKGAQWHFISTLDDLAWLLNLRGADVSYNPVFVAHALIGPESASLFVADGKVPQELADALARDGIRVEPYAKAADALAALPAGSTLLIDPRRITYGSLQSVPSTVEVVEAVNPSTFFKSRKTEAEAEHVRETMEQDGAALAEFFAWFEGALGREMITELTIDERLTAARSRRPGFVSLSFATIAGFNANGAMPHYRATDESHSVIEGNGLLLIDSGAQYLSGTTDITRVVPVGTVSEAQRRDFTIVLKGTMALSRAKFPRGIRSPMLDAIARAPIWEAGADYGHGTGHGVGYFLNVHEGPQVISHYAPAEPWTAMEEGMITSVEPGIYRPGQWGVRIENLVLNVPAEKTEFGDFLKFETLTLCPIDTRCLDLSLLRDDERAWLNTYHETVRTRLSPHVSGEAKAWLELRTQAI, from the coding sequence ATGAATGCCCGACTCCCCGAAACCTCCTCCATCCCTGAACGGCTCGCGACATTGCGCAATGCGATGGCGCGCGAAGGCGTAGCCGCCTATCTGGTGCCTTCTGCCGATCCGCATCTTTCCGAATACTTACCCGGCCGCTGGCAAGGCCGGCAGTGGTTGTCGGGTTTCACCGGCTCGGCCGGCACGCTGATCGTGACCGCCGATTTCGCCGGCGTATGGACCGACAGCCGCTATTGGGAACAAGCCAACGCGCAACTGGCCGGCACCGGCGTTCAGCTGATGAAGATGACCGGCGGCCAGCAGACCGCGCCGCATTTCGAATGGCTTGCGCAGAACGTCGCGACCGGCGGCACGGTCGGTGTGGACGGCGCCGTGCTCGGTGTGTCGGCGGCGCGTGCTTTGAGCCAGGCGCTCACCGCGCGCGGCGTCAAGCTGCGCACCGACGTCGACCTGTTCGACGCGATCTGGCCGCAGCGCCCGTCGTTGCCCGCTGCCGCCGTGTTTGAGCATGCCGCGCCGCACGCGAGCGTGGCCCGTTCGGACAAGCTCGCGCAGATTCGCCGCGCCATGGCGGAGAAAGGCGCGCAGTGGCACTTCATTTCCACGCTCGATGACCTTGCATGGCTTTTGAATTTGCGCGGCGCCGATGTCAGCTACAACCCGGTGTTCGTGGCGCACGCGCTGATCGGTCCGGAGAGCGCGTCGCTCTTCGTCGCCGACGGCAAGGTACCGCAAGAATTGGCCGACGCGCTCGCGCGTGACGGCATCCGTGTCGAGCCGTATGCCAAGGCGGCCGATGCGCTGGCCGCCCTGCCGGCCGGCAGCACGCTGCTGATCGACCCGCGCCGCATCACGTATGGCTCGCTGCAGTCGGTGCCGTCCACGGTTGAGGTTGTCGAGGCGGTCAATCCGTCCACGTTCTTCAAGTCGCGCAAGACCGAGGCAGAAGCGGAGCACGTACGCGAGACAATGGAACAGGACGGCGCGGCACTCGCCGAATTCTTCGCGTGGTTCGAAGGCGCGCTGGGCCGCGAAATGATCACTGAACTCACAATCGACGAGCGCCTGACGGCAGCCCGTTCGCGTCGTCCGGGCTTCGTGTCGCTGAGCTTTGCCACGATCGCCGGCTTCAACGCGAACGGCGCGATGCCGCACTACCGCGCGACCGATGAATCGCATTCGGTGATCGAAGGCAATGGCTTGTTGCTGATCGATTCGGGCGCGCAGTATCTGAGCGGCACGACCGACATCACCCGCGTCGTGCCGGTGGGCACCGTCAGCGAGGCACAGCGGCGCGATTTCACGATCGTGCTGAAAGGCACCATGGCGTTGTCGCGCGCGAAATTCCCGCGCGGCATCCGTTCGCCGATGCTCGACGCGATCGCCCGCGCGCCGATCTGGGAAGCCGGCGCCGATTACGGTCACGGCACCGGTCACGGCGTGGGTTATTTTCTGAACGTGCACGAAGGCCCGCAGGTGATTTCGCACTACGCGCCGGCCGAACCGTGGACGGCGATGGAAGAAGGCATGATCACCTCGGTCGAGCCGGGCATTTACCGGCCGGGCCAGTGGGGCGTGCGGATCGAGAACCTGGTGCTCAACGTGCCCGCGGAGAAAACCGAGTTCGGCGATTTCCTCAAGTTCGAAACGCTGACGCTGTGCCCGATCGATACGCGCTGCCTTGACCTGTCGCTGTTGCGTGACGACGAGCGCGCATGGCTCAACACGTATCACGAGACGGTGCGCACGCGCCTGTCGCCGCATGTCTCAGGCGAGGCCAAGGCGTGGCTTGAGTTGCGTACACAAGCTATCTGA
- a CDS encoding HAD family hydrolase — MAIKAVVFDFGGVLIDWNPDYLYRQLIPDETERRWFLTHVCSMDWVIRQDGGQPIVEGTNELIAKFPDHAPLIRAFYERWHEMVVGVLEEGVAIMGKLEAAHVPLFGLTNWSAETFPYAWEHFPVLRRFRDIVVSGTVKLVKPDPAIFAAMHQRIEAQLPGIEPGELVFIDDNLKNAEAATALGWHGVHHTGAAQTEATLRELGLPV, encoded by the coding sequence ATGGCCATCAAGGCAGTGGTGTTTGATTTCGGCGGCGTGCTGATCGACTGGAACCCTGACTATCTGTATCGTCAGTTGATTCCTGACGAAACGGAGCGCCGCTGGTTTCTGACCCATGTCTGTTCGATGGACTGGGTGATCCGTCAGGACGGCGGCCAGCCCATCGTCGAGGGAACAAACGAACTGATCGCGAAGTTTCCCGACCACGCACCGCTGATCCGTGCGTTCTACGAGCGCTGGCACGAGATGGTGGTCGGCGTGCTGGAAGAGGGCGTGGCGATCATGGGAAAGCTCGAGGCGGCCCATGTGCCGCTCTTTGGGCTGACGAACTGGTCGGCGGAGACGTTTCCGTATGCGTGGGAGCACTTCCCCGTGCTGCGGCGGTTTCGCGATATCGTCGTGTCGGGCACGGTGAAGCTGGTGAAACCCGATCCGGCGATTTTCGCGGCCATGCATCAGCGGATCGAGGCGCAGTTGCCGGGCATCGAACCGGGTGAACTCGTTTTCATCGACGACAATCTGAAAAACGCCGAGGCTGCCACGGCACTTGGCTGGCACGGCGTGCATCACACGGGCGCTGCGCAAACCGAAGCGACATTACGCGAGCTGGGGTTGCCGGTCTAA
- a CDS encoding DUF748 domain-containing protein, whose product MAMSKGKRWAIAASGVLLVLIVVAIGALQFAQREVKERVTAALGSLGSAESIRVGLTSVHLTHVLLKAPPGWPAGDPLRADEITLTPDIRDLLARRMHIRSVVVRGFDIAVLRSKDGTIRLLPNLRESVNKSDEEASGAATAAPREKLIDHVSFEQGNFHFYDMSVGPPAFRMTVSEVNATVDHLQLPALSDPTTLDLTGSIKGPAHKGTVSFGGWIKIASKDSQTTTRLRGVDVAMLDPYLLKKAGAKTQVTGGTVDVTVESTVRNYQLHAPGTVTIHQLQLADSDNPLDTFMSIPTKAAVAALKAHNGDITLHFVLDGDLRDPKFSVQEGLMKRLRAGFANALGVSVEGVAKGAGETVKGLGNALKNLLGQ is encoded by the coding sequence ATGGCGATGTCGAAGGGCAAGCGCTGGGCCATTGCCGCAAGTGGTGTGCTGCTGGTGCTGATCGTTGTCGCGATCGGTGCGTTGCAGTTCGCGCAGCGCGAAGTCAAAGAGCGCGTCACGGCGGCGCTTGGTTCATTGGGCAGCGCCGAAAGCATCCGGGTCGGCCTCACCTCCGTCCATCTCACCCATGTTCTGCTCAAGGCGCCGCCCGGCTGGCCCGCCGGTGATCCGCTACGCGCCGACGAAATCACGCTCACGCCCGATATCCGCGATCTGCTCGCGCGGCGCATGCATATTCGCAGCGTAGTGGTGCGCGGCTTCGACATCGCCGTATTGCGCAGCAAGGACGGTACGATCCGCCTCCTGCCGAATCTGCGGGAATCGGTGAACAAGTCAGACGAAGAAGCCAGTGGCGCCGCAACTGCCGCTCCCCGCGAAAAGCTGATCGACCACGTCAGCTTCGAGCAGGGCAATTTCCATTTCTACGATATGTCCGTCGGGCCACCGGCATTCAGGATGACGGTCAGCGAGGTCAACGCAACCGTCGATCACCTGCAACTGCCCGCGCTCAGCGACCCGACCACCCTCGATCTCACCGGCTCGATCAAAGGCCCGGCGCATAAGGGTACGGTCTCGTTCGGAGGCTGGATCAAGATCGCCAGCAAGGATTCGCAGACCACTACCAGACTGCGCGGCGTCGATGTCGCAATGCTCGATCCTTACCTGCTGAAGAAGGCTGGCGCGAAGACGCAAGTGACCGGCGGCACGGTCGATGTGACTGTCGAATCGACGGTGCGCAACTATCAATTGCACGCGCCCGGCACGGTGACGATCCACCAGCTGCAACTCGCCGACAGCGACAATCCGCTGGACACCTTCATGTCGATCCCAACCAAGGCCGCCGTTGCGGCGCTCAAGGCGCACAACGGCGATATCACGCTGCATTTCGTACTTGACGGCGACCTCCGCGACCCGAAGTTTTCGGTGCAGGAGGGTCTGATGAAGCGCCTCCGCGCGGGATTTGCAAACGCGCTGGGCGTGAGCGTCGAAGGCGTGGCGAAGGGCGCTGGGGAAACCGTGAAAGGCTTGGGTAACGCGTTGAAGAATCTACTTGGGCAGTAG
- the ettA gene encoding energy-dependent translational throttle protein EttA — MAQYVFTMNRVGKIVPPKRQILKDISLSFFPGAKIGLLGLNGSGKSTLIRIMAGVDKDIEGEATPMPNLNIGYLPQEPQLDPNKTVREAVEEGLGEVFGAQKKLDAIYAAYAEPDADFDALAAEQAKYEAILATTDGSAEQQIEIAADALRLPAWDAKIEHLSGGEKRRVALCKLLLEKPDMLLLDEPTNHLDAESVDWLEQFLTRFPGTVVAVTHDRYFLDNAAEWILELDRGHGIPWKGNYSSWLDQKEERLKQEESSESARQKAIKKELEWVRQNPKGRQAKSKARIARFEELNSQDYQKRNETSEIFIPVGDRLGNEVIEFKNVSKSYGDRLLLDDVSFKIPAGAIVGIIGPNGAGKSTLFRMLTGREQPDSGEIVQGPTVKLAYVDQSRDALDGSKTVFAEISGGADVLTVGKYETPSRAYIGRFNFKGGDQQKTVGNLSGGERGRLHLAKTLIAGGNVLLLDEPSNDLDVETLRALEDALLEFAGSVMVISHDRWFLDRIATHILAFEGDSQITFFNGNYQEYEADKRARLGEEGARPKRLRYKPIAR, encoded by the coding sequence ATGGCCCAATACGTCTTCACCATGAACCGGGTCGGCAAAATCGTGCCGCCCAAGCGTCAAATCCTGAAAGACATCTCGCTGTCGTTTTTCCCCGGCGCGAAGATCGGCTTGCTCGGCCTGAACGGCTCGGGCAAGTCGACGCTGATCCGCATCATGGCCGGTGTGGACAAGGACATCGAAGGCGAAGCCACGCCGATGCCGAACCTGAACATCGGCTATCTGCCGCAGGAACCGCAGCTCGATCCGAACAAGACGGTGCGTGAAGCGGTGGAAGAAGGTCTCGGCGAAGTCTTCGGTGCTCAAAAGAAACTCGACGCAATCTACGCCGCCTACGCGGAGCCGGACGCCGACTTCGACGCGCTCGCCGCCGAGCAGGCAAAGTACGAAGCCATTCTCGCCACCACCGACGGCAGCGCGGAACAGCAGATCGAAATCGCCGCCGACGCGCTGCGTCTGCCGGCGTGGGACGCGAAGATCGAACACCTGTCGGGTGGCGAAAAGCGCCGCGTCGCGTTGTGCAAGCTGCTGCTGGAAAAGCCGGACATGCTCCTGCTCGACGAGCCGACCAACCACCTGGACGCGGAATCGGTCGACTGGCTCGAACAGTTCCTGACGCGCTTCCCGGGCACCGTCGTCGCCGTGACCCACGATCGTTACTTCCTCGATAACGCCGCCGAGTGGATTCTCGAACTCGACCGCGGCCACGGCATTCCATGGAAGGGCAACTACAGCAGCTGGCTCGACCAGAAGGAAGAGCGCCTGAAGCAGGAAGAGTCGTCGGAATCGGCGCGTCAGAAGGCAATCAAGAAGGAACTGGAGTGGGTGCGCCAGAACCCGAAGGGCCGTCAGGCGAAGTCGAAGGCGCGTATCGCCCGCTTCGAGGAACTGAACAGCCAGGACTACCAGAAGCGCAACGAAACCTCGGAAATCTTCATCCCGGTCGGCGACCGCCTGGGTAACGAAGTGATCGAGTTCAAGAACGTCAGCAAGTCGTATGGCGACCGATTGCTGCTCGACGACGTCAGCTTCAAGATTCCGGCGGGCGCGATTGTCGGCATCATCGGGCCGAACGGCGCCGGTAAGTCGACGCTGTTCCGCATGCTGACCGGCCGCGAACAACCGGATTCGGGCGAAATCGTGCAAGGCCCGACGGTCAAGCTCGCGTACGTGGACCAAAGCCGCGACGCGCTCGACGGCTCGAAGACCGTGTTTGCAGAAATCTCCGGCGGTGCGGACGTGCTAACCGTCGGCAAGTACGAAACGCCTTCGCGTGCGTATATCGGCCGCTTCAACTTCAAGGGTGGCGATCAGCAGAAGACCGTCGGCAATCTGTCGGGCGGTGAGCGCGGCCGGCTGCATCTGGCGAAGACGCTGATCGCGGGCGGCAACGTCCTGCTGCTGGACGAACCGTCGAACGACCTGGACGTCGAAACGCTGCGCGCGCTGGAAGACGCATTGCTCGAATTCGCCGGCTCCGTCATGGTGATCTCGCACGATCGCTGGTTCCTCGACCGGATCGCGACGCACATCCTGGCGTTCGAAGGTGATTCGCAAATCACGTTCTTCAACGGCAACTACCAGGAATACGAAGCGGACAAGCGTGCGCGTCTCGGTGAAGAAGGTGCACGTCCGAAGCGCCTGCGTTACAAGCCGATCGCGCGATAA
- a CDS encoding sn-glycerol-3-phosphate import ATP-binding protein UgpC — MAALTLQGVKKTYDGKQFVLHGIDVDVADGEFVVMVGPSGCGKSTLLRMVAGLEGISDGTVSIAGKVVNRLEPKDRNIAMVFQNYALYPHMSVAENMGYALKIAGVDRAQIAKRVEAAAQILELEPLLARKPRALSGGQRQRVAMGRAIVREPAVFLFDEPLSNLDARLRVQMRLEIQRLHARLATTSLYVTHDQIEAMTLAQRVIVMNKGHAEQIGAPTEVYERPATVFVASFIGSPGMNLLEGRVSDDGATFEVAGNGPKLPLMGVTAIGREVAKGREWTLGIRPEHMTPGQADTPYATLTVDSCELLGADNLAHGRWGKHDVTVRLPHTHRPAAGEALQVSLPAQHLHFFDPATGQRAN; from the coding sequence ATGGCTGCACTGACTCTGCAAGGCGTTAAAAAGACCTACGACGGCAAACAGTTCGTGTTGCACGGTATCGATGTGGACGTCGCGGACGGCGAGTTCGTCGTGATGGTCGGTCCGTCGGGTTGCGGCAAATCGACCTTGCTGCGGATGGTGGCCGGACTCGAGGGCATTTCCGACGGCACTGTCTCGATCGCCGGCAAAGTGGTCAATCGACTGGAGCCGAAGGATCGCAACATCGCGATGGTGTTCCAGAACTACGCGCTGTATCCGCACATGAGCGTCGCCGAGAATATGGGCTATGCGCTGAAGATCGCGGGCGTCGATCGCGCGCAGATTGCGAAGCGCGTGGAGGCCGCGGCGCAGATTCTCGAGCTTGAACCGCTGCTTGCACGCAAGCCGCGCGCGTTGTCTGGCGGTCAACGACAACGCGTCGCCATGGGCCGCGCGATCGTGCGTGAACCGGCGGTGTTTCTGTTCGACGAACCGCTGTCGAATCTTGACGCCAGACTGCGTGTGCAGATGCGCCTCGAAATCCAGCGCCTGCATGCGCGGCTCGCGACGACCAGCCTCTACGTCACCCACGATCAGATCGAAGCGATGACGCTCGCGCAACGCGTGATCGTGATGAACAAGGGCCACGCGGAGCAGATCGGCGCGCCGACCGAGGTCTACGAACGCCCGGCCACGGTATTCGTCGCGAGCTTCATCGGCTCGCCGGGGATGAATCTGCTGGAAGGCCGCGTTTCGGATGACGGTGCAACGTTTGAAGTGGCGGGCAACGGGCCGAAGCTGCCGCTGATGGGCGTAACGGCGATTGGGCGCGAAGTGGCCAAAGGTCGCGAATGGACGCTCGGCATCCGCCCGGAGCACATGACGCCCGGTCAAGCGGATACGCCCTACGCCACACTGACGGTCGATTCCTGCGAACTGCTCGGCGCGGACAACCTCGCGCACGGCCGCTGGGGCAAGCATGACGTCACGGTCCGCCTGCCACATACGCACCGTCCCGCAGCGGGCGAAGCGCTGCAAGTCTCGTTACCCGCGCAGCATCTGCACTTCTTCGATCCGGCAACGGGACAGCGCGCGAACTAG
- the ugpE gene encoding sn-glycerol-3-phosphate ABC transporter permease UgpE has protein sequence MIENRRGFDLFCHAVLILGVVLVVFPVYVAFCAATMSEHEVFSVPLSLMPSTHLFENIATVWSHGSGNAAAPFGRMLFNSLVMALVISIGKIAISMISAYAIVFFRFPFRNLSFWLIFITLMLPVEVRIFPTVQVVSSMHLSNTYSGLTLPLIASATATFLFRQFFMTLPDELMEAARIDGAGAMRFFWDVVLPLSKTNMAALFVITFIYGWNQYLWPILITSQQSLTTAVIGIKSMIASGDTATEWHLVMTATLLAMLPPLAVVLTMQRWFVRGLVDSEK, from the coding sequence ATGATCGAGAACCGCCGCGGTTTCGACCTCTTCTGCCATGCGGTGCTGATTCTTGGTGTCGTGCTGGTGGTGTTTCCGGTGTACGTCGCGTTTTGCGCGGCGACGATGAGCGAGCATGAGGTGTTCAGCGTGCCGCTGTCACTCATGCCGAGCACGCATCTGTTCGAGAACATCGCGACCGTCTGGTCGCATGGCAGCGGCAATGCAGCGGCGCCGTTCGGCCGCATGCTGTTCAACAGCCTCGTGATGGCGCTGGTGATTTCGATCGGCAAGATCGCCATCTCGATGATCTCCGCGTACGCGATCGTGTTTTTCCGCTTTCCGTTTCGCAATCTGTCGTTCTGGCTGATCTTCATCACGCTGATGCTGCCGGTCGAAGTGCGCATCTTTCCGACGGTGCAGGTCGTGTCGTCGATGCATCTGAGCAATACGTACAGCGGCCTGACCTTGCCGCTGATCGCATCGGCCACCGCCACGTTCCTGTTCCGCCAGTTCTTTATGACACTGCCCGACGAGCTGATGGAAGCGGCGCGCATCGACGGCGCCGGTGCGATGCGTTTCTTCTGGGACGTGGTGCTGCCGCTGTCGAAGACGAACATGGCGGCGCTCTTTGTCATCACGTTCATTTACGGCTGGAATCAGTATCTGTGGCCGATCCTGATTACGAGCCAGCAATCGCTGACGACTGCCGTGATCGGCATCAAAAGCATGATCGCTTCCGGCGACACCGCGACGGAATGGCACCTCGTGATGACCGCGACCCTGCTCGCCATGCTGCCACCGCTCGCTGTGGTGCTGACGATGCAGCGCTGGTTCGTGCGCGGGTTGGTGGACTCGGAGAAGTAA